The Suricata suricatta isolate VVHF042 chromosome 4, meerkat_22Aug2017_6uvM2_HiC, whole genome shotgun sequence genome includes a region encoding these proteins:
- the MRPL57 gene encoding ribosomal protein 63, mitochondrial: protein MFLTALLRRNRIPGRQWMGKHRRPRSVSFHAKQNLVRRLEIEAENHYWLSRPYLTAEQEFGHAAGRRAAAFEAIKAAGVSKFPPHRFVADQLEHLNVTKKWS, encoded by the coding sequence ATGTTCCTGACCGCCCTTCTCCGCCGCAACCGCATTCCCGGCAGACAGTGGATGGGGAAGCACCGGCGGCCGCGCTCCGTGTCTTTCCATGCGAAGCAGAACCTGGTCCGTCGCCTGGAGATCGAGGCGGAGAACCACTACTGGCTGAGCAGGCCTTACCTCACCGCGGAGCAGGAGTTCGGCCACGCGGCGGGGCGCCGGGCGGCGGCCTTCGAGGCCATCAAGGCGGCCGGCGTGTCCAAGTTCCCCCCCCACAGATTCGTGGCCGACCAGCTCGAGCATCTCAACGTCACCAAGAAGTGGTCCTAA